The following coding sequences lie in one Montipora foliosa isolate CH-2021 chromosome 11, ASM3666993v2, whole genome shotgun sequence genomic window:
- the LOC137975079 gene encoding uncharacterized protein encodes MDEIADKGELLVMANLAEQAERYEDMVKAMKSIVVLSEELNAEERNMLSVAYKNVIGARRAAWRIFASLEQKHEGNHNEKELVVGYRETVEKEIQEISDGILELLDTYLIPKAQTSESKVFFHKMKGDYHRYLTEIMQGEDRKGPAEKALDAYKDAEKEAEDLPSTNPISLGLALNFSVFYYEILDSPEKACRLAKKAFDGAVGDLEKSSESQFKESALILQLLRDNLTLWTSEMQEDGGDDDV; translated from the exons ATGGACGAAATTGCAGACAAAGGCGAGCTTTTAGTAATGGCGAATCTTGCTGAGCAAGCGGAGAGGTATGAAG ACATGGTGAAGGCCATGAAAAGCATCGTTGTCCTGTCTGAAGAACTGAACGCAGAGGAACGAAATATGTTGTCCGTGGCGTACAAAAATGTTATCGGGGCAAGGAGGGCTGCGTGGAGGATCTTCGCCAGCTTAGAACAGAAACACGAAGGGAACCACAATGAAAAAGAGCTTGTCGTTGGATATAGAGAGACGGTAGAGAAAGAAATACAAGAGATATCGGATGGAATATTGGAACTTTTAGATACATACCTGATACCTAAAGCCCAGACGAGTGAATCCAAAGTGTTCTTCCACAAAAT GAAGGGAGACTATCACCGCTACCTTACAGAAATCATGCAAGGAGAGGATAGGAAAGGTCCAGCGGAAAAGGCCCTAGACGCTTACAAAGACGCAGAGAAGGAAGCTGAGGATCTGCCTTCCACAAATCCGATTTCTCTCGGCCTGGCGCTTAACTTCTCTGTGTTCTACTACGAGATTCTTGATTCTCCGGAGAAAGCCTGCCGCTTGGCGAAGAAGGCGTTTGATGGCGCAGTAGGTGACCTGGAAAAGAGCAGCGAGAGTCAGTTTAAAGAAAGTGCTCTGATCTTACAGCTTTTGAGAGATAACTTGACGCTTTGGACCTCTGAAATGCAGGAAGATG GTGGCGACGACGATGTCTGA